From the Psychrilyobacter piezotolerans genome, one window contains:
- a CDS encoding Fic/DOC family protein → MNTKDYTTVDKIYCYENTDILKNKLGLKNKLGLKNKEELEKAERYITKLRQMDLEKIPIDGNFDLRHLKKIHKKLFHDIYYFAGESREVEISKKGSQFCYIRFLESQGNEILNKIASEDYYKNLTKEEFIEKIAILTGDLIHLHPFREGNGRTIREFIRELCLLAGYEIDYSKSLTSERLDAEILAYNCNYKKLISLLDIEIEKI, encoded by the coding sequence ATGAATACTAAAGATTACACAACTGTCGATAAAATTTATTGTTATGAAAATACTGATATACTAAAAAATAAATTGGGCCTAAAAAATAAATTGGGCCTAAAAAATAAAGAAGAATTAGAAAAAGCTGAGCGTTATATAACTAAACTAAGACAAATGGATTTGGAAAAAATTCCTATAGATGGAAATTTTGATTTAAGACATTTGAAAAAAATTCATAAAAAATTATTTCATGATATTTATTATTTTGCTGGAGAGTCGAGGGAAGTTGAGATTTCTAAGAAGGGAAGCCAATTTTGTTATATCCGGTTTTTAGAAAGTCAAGGTAATGAAATTTTGAATAAAATAGCCTCCGAAGATTACTATAAAAATTTAACAAAAGAAGAATTTATAGAAAAGATTGCTATATTGACAGGAGATTTAATTCATCTTCATCCTTTTCGAGAAGGAAACGGAAGAACCATAAGAGAGTTTATAAGAGAATTATGTTTGCTAGCAGGCTATGAAATAGATTATTCTAAATCGCTAACTTCAGAAAGATTAGATGCAGAGATATTAGCATATAATTGTAATTATAAAAAATTAATATCATTGTTGGATATAGAAATTGAAAAAATATAA
- a CDS encoding antitoxin VbhA family protein, with protein sequence MNSKEADRAVRRVKATMEIEGFELSKRDLITLKEVAMGKLSSDLLIKEYKERVSNLTGNATYEY encoded by the coding sequence ATGAATTCAAAAGAAGCTGATAGAGCAGTCAGACGAGTAAAAGCAACTATGGAAATAGAGGGATTTGAATTATCAAAAAGAGATTTGATAACCCTTAAAGAAGTGGCTATGGGAAAATTAAGTAGTGATCTTTTAATCAAAGAATACAAGGAAAGAGTCTCTAATCTAACGGGTAATGCCACTTATGAATACTAA
- a CDS encoding NAD(P)/FAD-dependent oxidoreductase, with protein MKYDIIFVGGGQASVFGAYEAINKNPNLKIMVIDKGQMLDKRICPKEKLGKCVKCPTCAIIYGVSGAGAYSDSKFNMDYRVGGDVHTITSKSLVNETIQYVSDIYKNFGFDDEPTGLVYNEEMELIKRRCIENDIQLVDTPTMHLGTDGSRELYSKLIDTLLKKGVEFSSNSDFKDLIIEDGKVKGAVIETKEGKKTFYSDNIITALGRSGAKQMMKMCQTHGIGYSAGSVDIGVRVEIPDVVMKTINKNFYEAKMVFYTKKYNDKMRTFCSNPSGFIAVEKHSDNIMLANGHAYKNKKSTNTNLALLCTKSFTEPFNQPFEYAASIAKMSTMLTGGKVLCQSYGDLKAGRRSTEERMSRLNIEPTTDDYVAGDISLACPKRILDNIMEFIEVHDKVTPGFASNDLLLYFPEIKFRSTRMTIDSNMETTVKGLYSAGDSSGYGSGLNIAAVMGILAVRDILKKIK; from the coding sequence ATGAAATACGATATTATATTTGTTGGTGGGGGACAAGCTAGTGTTTTTGGAGCATATGAAGCTATCAATAAAAATCCAAACCTTAAGATAATGGTGATTGATAAGGGCCAAATGTTGGATAAAAGAATATGTCCTAAAGAAAAGCTAGGTAAATGTGTAAAATGTCCTACTTGTGCTATCATCTATGGTGTAAGTGGAGCAGGAGCTTATTCGGATTCTAAATTCAATATGGACTATAGAGTAGGAGGAGATGTACATACTATAACAAGTAAAAGTTTAGTCAATGAGACTATCCAGTATGTTTCAGATATCTACAAGAATTTTGGATTTGACGATGAACCTACAGGATTAGTTTATAACGAAGAGATGGAATTAATAAAGAGAAGATGTATTGAAAATGATATTCAATTAGTAGATACTCCTACTATGCATTTAGGAACTGATGGTTCTAGGGAACTGTATTCTAAATTAATAGACACTCTCTTAAAGAAGGGAGTAGAATTTAGCTCGAATTCAGATTTCAAAGATTTAATCATTGAAGATGGGAAGGTAAAAGGTGCAGTTATTGAGACTAAAGAAGGGAAAAAAACTTTCTATAGTGATAACATAATAACAGCTTTAGGTAGAAGCGGGGCTAAACAAATGATGAAAATGTGCCAGACCCACGGGATAGGTTATAGTGCTGGATCGGTAGATATCGGTGTAAGGGTAGAAATTCCCGATGTAGTTATGAAAACTATCAATAAAAACTTCTATGAAGCAAAGATGGTATTTTATACAAAAAAATATAATGATAAGATGAGAACTTTCTGCAGTAATCCCAGTGGATTTATAGCTGTAGAAAAACACAGTGACAATATTATGTTAGCCAATGGTCATGCATATAAGAATAAAAAATCAACCAATACAAATTTAGCACTGCTATGTACTAAATCATTTACAGAGCCATTTAACCAGCCCTTTGAATATGCGGCTTCTATTGCTAAGATGTCAACGATGCTAACAGGCGGGAAAGTGTTATGCCAGTCATATGGAGACCTGAAAGCAGGGAGAAGATCTACAGAGGAAAGAATGTCCAGACTGAATATAGAGCCAACAACAGATGACTATGTAGCAGGAGATATTTCACTGGCTTGTCCAAAGAGGATTTTGGATAACATCATGGAATTTATAGAGGTACATGATAAGGTGACTCCTGGATTCGCATCCAACGATCTATTGTTATATTTTCCAGAGATCAAGTTTAGAAGCACAAGGATGACTATAGATTCAAATATGGAAACTACTGTAAAAGGTCTTTATTCAGCAGGAGACAGCTCAGGTTATGGAAGCGGATTAAATATCGCAGCAGTAATGGGAATATTAGCAGTAAGAGATATTTTAAAAAAAATAAAATAA
- a CDS encoding diguanylate cyclase codes for MSNYSTNILIVDDTKANLISLEAILEGENLKILSASNGNDALKILLKQKVDIVLLDVQMPGMNGFEVAELMRANNKTKDIPIIFITAINKEEEYIFKGYELGAVDYLYKPISNEILKSKVKVFVKLNEQTKIIEEKTRALEEKITQLEMVEKKLNHLIRIDELTGVFNRRAFEEIFKLEWARTIRSNGFFSALMIDIDNFKNFNDTYGHLKGDECLKDVAKIIEKTLRRITDQVARLGGEEFIVLLPETDSDGAKLIAEEIRKNVENLKIVNEGVDTSKFVTVSIGISSVAPTRDIEKKEFIDCADKGLYIAKKNGKNRSYVY; via the coding sequence GTGAGTAACTATAGCACTAATATACTTATTGTAGATGATACTAAGGCAAACTTAATTTCATTGGAAGCGATCCTGGAAGGTGAAAATTTAAAGATATTGTCTGCTTCTAATGGAAATGATGCTCTGAAAATATTATTAAAACAGAAAGTTGATATTGTTCTTTTGGATGTTCAAATGCCCGGGATGAACGGTTTTGAGGTTGCTGAATTGATGAGAGCTAACAATAAGACAAAGGATATTCCGATTATTTTTATTACAGCCATCAATAAAGAAGAGGAATATATTTTTAAGGGCTATGAATTAGGAGCAGTTGATTATCTGTATAAACCAATAAGCAATGAAATTTTGAAAAGTAAGGTAAAGGTATTTGTCAAACTCAACGAACAGACAAAAATAATCGAAGAAAAAACAAGAGCACTGGAAGAAAAAATAACTCAATTGGAAATGGTAGAAAAAAAACTTAATCACCTTATAAGAATTGATGAATTAACCGGAGTTTTTAACAGGAGAGCCTTTGAGGAAATATTTAAATTAGAATGGGCAAGGACCATTAGAAGCAATGGTTTTTTCTCAGCATTAATGATTGATATAGACAATTTTAAAAATTTTAATGATACATATGGTCACCTTAAAGGAGATGAATGTTTAAAAGATGTTGCAAAAATCATCGAAAAGACTTTGAGAAGAATAACGGACCAGGTTGCACGATTAGGCGGGGAAGAATTTATAGTATTGCTGCCGGAAACTGATTCAGATGGAGCAAAATTAATTGCAGAGGAAATAAGAAAAAATGTAGAAAATTTAAAAATAGTTAATGAGGGAGTAGATACCTCGAAATTTGTAACTGTCAGTATAGGCATTTCAAGTGTTGCTCCTACAAGAGATATTGAAAAAAAAGAATTTATAGATTGTGCTGATAAAGGGTTATATATTGCCAAAAAGAATGGTAAAAATAGAAGTTATGTATACTAA
- a CDS encoding chemotaxis protein CheB — translation MKYKAIVIGTSAGGIEALKIVLKDLEPTIELPIIIVIHIKERTDGFSKIYENLNKLTIKEAEDKEEIKNGVIYFAPSNYHLSIEDDYTFSLSVEEKVNYSRPSIDILFKSAAEVYTDNLLGIILTGANSDGALGIEKINKLGGKCIVQDSEEAYFDTMPRAALKYVSTCDVMSLDSINRYIKKIGGNNCE, via the coding sequence ATGAAATATAAAGCTATCGTAATAGGAACTTCTGCAGGGGGGATAGAAGCTCTGAAAATTGTATTGAAAGATTTAGAGCCGACTATTGAATTACCTATAATTATTGTGATCCATATTAAAGAAAGGACAGATGGATTTTCAAAGATATATGAAAATTTAAATAAATTGACGATTAAAGAAGCGGAGGATAAAGAAGAGATAAAAAATGGTGTTATTTATTTTGCACCTTCAAATTATCACTTGTCCATTGAAGATGATTATACATTTTCTTTATCGGTGGAAGAAAAAGTTAATTATTCAAGGCCATCTATCGATATACTTTTTAAATCTGCTGCAGAGGTATATACGGATAATCTGCTGGGAATAATCCTGACAGGAGCTAATTCAGATGGTGCTTTAGGAATTGAAAAGATCAATAAATTAGGTGGCAAATGTATTGTACAAGATTCTGAAGAAGCTTATTTTGATACCATGCCACGAGCAGCACTAAAATATGTTTCAACATGTGATGTTATGAGTTTAGATTCGATTAATAGATACATAAAAAAAATAGGGGGAAACAACTGTGAGTAA
- a CDS encoding CheR family methyltransferase: MNEKELLEIENIELKLLIEAIYLRYGYDFKNYTKSHLKRRILRRVKLNDLKNITELTEKMLYDRVVLEQILLDLSINVTEMFRFPEFFKDLREEVIPLLKTYPSINIWHAGCSTGEEVISMAILLKEEGLLNRVNIYATDINKQVLDIAKEGIYPIEEVKKWTKNYQKAGGGKSFSDYYVAKYDHAIFDQNLLKNVTFLEHNLVIDKIFIDANLIICRNVLIYFNKELQNQVLELFEESLIPGGIIGIGSKENLRFTSVNEKFESIATAKIYKKKIGC, encoded by the coding sequence ATGAATGAAAAAGAATTATTGGAAATAGAGAATATAGAATTAAAATTATTAATTGAAGCGATTTATTTAAGGTATGGTTATGATTTTAAAAATTATACAAAAAGTCATTTAAAAAGAAGAATTTTAAGAAGAGTTAAATTAAATGATTTAAAAAATATAACGGAGTTAACGGAAAAGATGCTTTATGATAGAGTTGTACTGGAACAGATATTATTAGATCTATCTATAAATGTAACAGAGATGTTCAGGTTCCCTGAATTTTTTAAAGATTTACGGGAAGAAGTGATCCCCCTTTTAAAGACATATCCATCCATAAATATATGGCATGCCGGCTGTTCTACCGGTGAAGAAGTGATTTCTATGGCAATTTTATTAAAAGAAGAAGGATTGTTAAATAGGGTAAATATATATGCAACAGATATCAATAAACAGGTGTTAGATATTGCAAAAGAAGGGATATATCCTATAGAAGAGGTAAAAAAATGGACAAAAAACTATCAAAAAGCAGGGGGGGGAAAATCTTTTTCGGACTATTATGTTGCAAAATATGACCATGCTATATTTGATCAAAATCTATTAAAAAATGTAACGTTTTTAGAACATAACCTGGTAATAGATAAAATTTTTATTGATGCTAATTTAATTATCTGCAGGAATGTATTGATATATTTTAATAAGGAATTACAAAATCAAGTTCTGGAGTTGTTTGAAGAAAGTCTGATACCAGGAGGGATAATTGGTATCGGATCTAAAGAAAACTTAAGATTTACCAGTGTCAATGAAAAATTTGAAAGTATTGCTACTGCAAAAATTTACAAAAAGAAGATAGGGTGTTAA
- a CDS encoding response regulator, translating to MKKHKSIKIKGFTWAFSIILFIGTILIGYSYKHSRDLEFEGGVFKLENNAEINKLKIEQRIYQDIKVNQEFSNILMSIRDNDEIYNKREVFEKIIGQSILKQPNIIGYNIVMELDAFDGRDSDYINNDKYAENGQYISYLVKEAGKVNISNINNILNYDFYLEAKKAGVTIISQPYKFIENGEEKLVFTIAEPLYEKNKFLGVAGIDISMEYFEKLISQLVNTGENVALVDDMGKVVFNNFNSGLNDNNVSKIGIEVSSIIDELKGKSLISRKNEDRYEVVSKIEIPQVDVNWYIYIFTDLKTLTNKTMETTYRSIGAGIIILIVTLMLLWIAISKITTPIIDFVEKMKNFDFNKLDVKLDIADNSSSEFVELSKGYGSLIHKLKENLDERKRKNWIQKGQMDINDISQTNQDLQNLLGQLISFITKKIDGQVGVVYLLNEESDEKQYELAASYAFKRRKGLPNIFKFGEGLVGQAALEKEIIVVSDIPKDYISINSGVGSSAPANIVVIPCNYQGKVVAVLEIASTSEFSDAAIEFLELAKINIGIAINNILNFETVEKLLAAANEYAEKLQIQQEELRVTNEELETQSVVLKDSQAELESQQEELRVINEELEENTEMLEIQKKELENKNNELNTSQKELERKAKDLVLSNKYKSEFLANMSHELRTPLNSILILSELLGEKNSNLTEKQRKFAKTINTSGSDLLKLINDILDLSKVEAGKMEVNISRMNIKDFKSEILGMFEQISIKKNLQFSVDISDRLPENIMTDEVKVKQIVKNLMSNAFKFTKKGSVQLNIKEDDNKIKFEINDTGIGISDDKIKTIFDAFQQEDGTISREFGGTGLGLSISKEYTELLGGTLEAESTKDLGSKFILTLPVTYDTFHFEKEKTNIVKKVSDELIEEINKEEGEKLFKKPFEVPYVLDDRHDINDNDRVLLIIDDDPNFAKVIMDISRAKKFKVIVAETGEIGLYLADYYMPTGIILDIGLPKIDGLEVLERLKNNKRTKDIPVNIISGGDYEKSMFEKDVEFLKKPVSKVQIENILKNAELSGYKIDKILVVEDDKIQNDALTELIKNDYKDIEIFSSRSGENALEILTENNIDLLILDLGLLDYNDFEFIERLKEDSNFSNIPIIVYTGKEICMDEEKELRNKVENIIIKGDKSSQRLLDEIKLFVHNVKEHKNVVTSNDDEIFKDKTILVVDDDMRNVFALSSILEMNGIDVEVANDGVEALKKLKDMKKPDLVLMDIMMPLMDGYEAIREIRKMDKFKNLSIIALTAKAMKGDRDACLEAGANEYLSKPIDKNKLLSLLRVWL from the coding sequence TTGAAAAAACATAAATCTATAAAAATAAAGGGTTTTACATGGGCTTTTAGCATAATACTTTTTATAGGAACGATACTCATCGGATATTCGTATAAACATAGCAGAGATTTAGAATTTGAAGGAGGAGTATTCAAATTAGAGAATAATGCAGAGATAAATAAGTTAAAGATTGAACAAAGAATTTATCAAGATATAAAAGTAAATCAGGAGTTTTCTAATATATTGATGTCGATCAGAGATAATGATGAGATTTACAATAAAAGAGAAGTATTTGAAAAAATTATAGGACAGAGTATACTTAAACAACCTAATATAATTGGTTATAATATTGTAATGGAGCTAGACGCATTTGACGGAAGAGATTCAGATTATATCAACAATGACAAGTATGCTGAAAATGGCCAGTATATTTCATACCTTGTAAAAGAAGCAGGAAAAGTTAATATCAGTAATATCAATAATATTCTGAATTATGATTTTTATTTAGAAGCAAAAAAAGCAGGGGTGACAATTATCTCACAACCGTATAAATTTATTGAAAATGGTGAAGAAAAATTAGTGTTTACCATAGCGGAGCCACTATATGAAAAAAATAAATTTCTAGGAGTTGCAGGGATAGATATTTCAATGGAATATTTTGAAAAGTTGATATCTCAACTGGTTAACACCGGTGAAAATGTAGCCTTAGTGGATGATATGGGGAAGGTTGTTTTTAATAATTTTAATTCCGGTTTAAATGACAATAATGTTTCTAAAATCGGGATAGAAGTGAGTTCCATCATTGACGAATTAAAAGGAAAAAGTTTAATTTCCAGGAAAAACGAAGACAGATATGAGGTGGTTTCAAAGATAGAAATACCCCAGGTGGACGTCAATTGGTATATATATATATTTACGGATTTAAAAACACTGACAAATAAAACTATGGAAACAACATATAGAAGTATCGGAGCAGGGATAATAATATTAATCGTAACATTGATGTTGTTATGGATTGCAATAAGTAAAATTACTACTCCCATCATTGATTTTGTTGAAAAGATGAAAAATTTTGATTTTAATAAATTAGATGTAAAATTGGATATTGCAGATAATTCATCCAGTGAATTCGTTGAACTATCCAAAGGATATGGCTCGCTTATCCATAAGTTGAAAGAGAATTTAGATGAAAGAAAACGAAAAAATTGGATTCAAAAAGGACAAATGGATATCAATGATATTTCTCAGACAAATCAGGATCTGCAAAATTTACTTGGACAGTTAATTTCATTTATCACTAAAAAGATTGACGGGCAGGTCGGGGTAGTATACCTACTGAATGAGGAATCTGATGAAAAACAATATGAATTGGCTGCAAGTTATGCATTTAAAAGAAGAAAAGGGCTGCCAAATATTTTTAAATTTGGTGAAGGCCTGGTCGGGCAGGCAGCTTTAGAAAAAGAAATAATAGTAGTTTCAGATATTCCAAAAGATTATATATCGATAAATTCCGGGGTAGGGAGCAGTGCACCTGCTAATATTGTAGTTATACCATGTAATTATCAGGGTAAAGTTGTAGCTGTATTGGAAATAGCTTCAACATCGGAGTTTTCGGATGCTGCAATTGAATTTTTAGAATTAGCTAAAATAAATATAGGGATTGCCATTAATAATATTTTAAACTTTGAAACTGTAGAAAAATTATTGGCTGCTGCAAATGAGTATGCTGAAAAACTACAGATACAGCAGGAAGAACTAAGGGTTACAAATGAAGAGCTGGAGACACAATCAGTTGTATTAAAAGATTCCCAGGCGGAGTTAGAAAGTCAGCAGGAAGAATTAAGGGTCATAAATGAAGAGTTAGAAGAAAATACAGAGATGCTTGAGATACAAAAAAAAGAGCTGGAAAATAAAAATAATGAGCTTAATACCAGTCAGAAAGAGTTAGAAAGAAAAGCTAAAGATTTAGTTTTATCAAATAAATATAAATCTGAATTTCTTGCAAATATGAGCCATGAACTCAGAACACCTTTAAACAGCATATTGATACTTTCAGAATTATTAGGTGAAAAAAATTCAAATTTAACTGAAAAACAAAGGAAGTTTGCAAAAACTATTAACACCTCAGGGAGTGATTTACTAAAACTAATCAACGATATTTTAGATTTATCCAAGGTTGAAGCCGGGAAAATGGAAGTCAATATTTCAAGGATGAATATTAAAGACTTTAAAAGTGAAATATTAGGGATGTTTGAACAAATATCAATTAAGAAGAACCTTCAATTTTCAGTTGATATTTCAGATAGATTGCCTGAAAATATAATGACCGATGAAGTTAAAGTTAAACAAATTGTTAAAAATTTAATGTCCAATGCTTTCAAATTTACAAAAAAAGGAAGTGTTCAATTAAATATTAAAGAAGATGATAATAAAATTAAATTTGAAATAAATGACACTGGAATCGGAATTTCAGATGACAAGATTAAAACAATTTTTGATGCTTTCCAGCAAGAAGATGGTACTATAAGCAGAGAATTTGGCGGAACAGGACTGGGGCTTTCAATTTCCAAGGAATACACTGAATTATTAGGCGGGACATTAGAGGCTGAAAGCACTAAAGACCTTGGAAGTAAATTTATTTTAACTTTACCTGTGACATACGATACTTTTCATTTTGAAAAAGAAAAAACAAATATTGTAAAAAAAGTATCCGATGAATTAATAGAAGAAATAAATAAAGAGGAAGGGGAAAAACTATTTAAAAAACCTTTTGAAGTTCCCTATGTACTGGATGACAGGCATGATATTAATGACAATGACAGAGTACTGCTCATTATTGATGATGATCCAAATTTTGCAAAGGTTATAATGGATATCAGCAGAGCAAAAAAATTTAAAGTGATTGTTGCTGAAACTGGAGAAATAGGGTTATATCTTGCTGACTATTATATGCCCACAGGAATCATTTTAGATATAGGACTGCCGAAAATTGACGGGTTAGAAGTGCTGGAAAGATTAAAGAACAATAAAAGAACAAAGGATATTCCTGTCAATATTATCAGTGGCGGAGATTATGAAAAAAGTATGTTTGAAAAAGATGTAGAATTTTTAAAAAAACCTGTAAGTAAAGTTCAAATTGAAAATATATTAAAGAATGCTGAATTAAGCGGGTATAAAATCGATAAAATATTAGTGGTTGAAGATGATAAGATACAGAATGATGCACTGACCGAACTGATAAAAAATGACTATAAAGATATTGAAATTTTTTCTAGCAGATCGGGGGAAAATGCATTAGAAATTCTAACTGAAAATAATATAGATCTATTGATATTGGATTTAGGATTATTAGATTATAATGATTTTGAATTTATAGAAAGACTGAAAGAAGATAGTAATTTTTCAAATATTCCAATAATAGTTTATACAGGTAAAGAAATTTGTATGGATGAAGAAAAAGAATTAAGAAATAAAGTTGAAAATATTATTATTAAGGGGGATAAATCAAGTCAGAGATTATTGGATGAGATCAAACTATTTGTTCATAATGTAAAAGAACATAAGAATGTTGTCACAAGTAATGATGACGAAATATTTAAAGATAAAACAATATTAGTCGTAGATGATGATATGCGGAATGTATTCGCGTTATCTAGTATTTTAGAGATGAACGGGATTGATGTAGAAGTTGCAAATGACGGGGTTGAAGCACTAAAAAAACTAAAGGATATGAAAAAACCTGATTTGGTTTTAATGGATATTATGATGCCTCTTATGGACGGATATGAGGCTATTAGAGAGATAAGGAAGATGGATAAATTTAAAAATTTATCTATTATTGCTTTGACAGCAAAAGCTATGAAAGGTGACAGAGATGCCTGCCTTGAAGCTGGAGCCAACGAGTATCTTTCTAAGCCAATTGATAAAAATAAATTATTGTCGTTACTCAGGGTTTGGTTGTAA
- a CDS encoding putative bifunctional diguanylate cyclase/phosphodiesterase: protein MKVKQNMKIFVLLTIGIFIYGYLGYSYLRDKELQAINSNLYRAAKNIPYYLGDEYTFEGMDENSHTDEEALEATKILNEMSRANNVDYLFTVIDEGGMPTYTAVGGDVEEYIDKVKNGDPTELYWVNFKDLEDDSIKETIDVLKNKNIHYIDSTDKGGGFRSIYLVLKSKDGRKYIAGADIKMENLSLRILEKFTYIILNGVLIILLVLLLISTTRRILSQKEKITEELYIKSNFDNLTGVLKREKGMEKLNELINYNNASKINQNIYFGLFDIVDLSYINNEFGMEIGDKAIISLVSILRETFRSGDQIIRLNGDQFLVVIEGSVDSDEVIKLEKRFLENLDKFNQTKENDYKIFICKIFKEYKKDVSVKTTMKTLFDQLDFEKKHGDGAFYLLGNEIKKGIENKEFKIYYQPKVNLKTKKVEFEALMRWNHPEKGNISPGIFIPIAEKSSLIIDLTYFLIEQVKKDIVRLKTPVSLNISPIHFNKKYFSEEIITKHGTLKGINFELTEGAFIDDVDKCIEKMDNLKKIGINFSIDDFGTGYSSLSYLSKLPVSTLKIDRSFVINMFESPENMKIIKTIIELGKSLGLEVIVEGTETIQEVNMLKEMGVEIFQGYYYGKPEELEIVLKKIEEKEYTKKV, encoded by the coding sequence ATGAAGGTAAAGCAGAATATGAAAATTTTTGTACTACTGACAATAGGAATATTTATCTACGGATACTTAGGATATTCATATTTGAGAGATAAGGAGTTACAGGCGATAAATTCAAATCTGTACAGGGCGGCAAAAAATATACCATATTATTTAGGAGATGAATATACGTTTGAAGGTATGGATGAAAATTCACATACCGATGAAGAAGCATTGGAAGCAACAAAAATTTTGAATGAGATGTCAAGGGCAAATAATGTTGACTATCTGTTTACCGTAATAGATGAAGGTGGGATGCCTACTTATACAGCAGTGGGAGGAGATGTTGAGGAATACATAGATAAGGTGAAAAATGGAGATCCGACAGAACTTTACTGGGTAAATTTTAAAGATTTAGAAGATGATTCCATAAAGGAAACTATAGATGTATTAAAAAATAAAAATATACATTATATAGACAGCACAGATAAAGGCGGAGGATTCAGGTCGATATATCTGGTGTTGAAATCTAAAGATGGAAGAAAATATATTGCTGGTGCAGATATAAAGATGGAAAATTTAAGTTTAAGAATTTTAGAAAAATTTACCTATATAATATTAAATGGTGTTTTAATAATACTGTTAGTTCTTTTATTGATTTCTACTACCAGAAGAATACTTAGCCAGAAAGAAAAAATTACCGAAGAACTCTATATAAAATCTAACTTTGACAACCTTACAGGAGTTTTGAAAAGAGAAAAGGGTATGGAAAAATTAAATGAACTGATAAATTATAATAATGCTTCTAAAATCAATCAGAATATATATTTTGGGCTATTTGATATAGTAGATCTATCCTATATCAACAATGAATTTGGGATGGAAATAGGAGATAAGGCAATAATTTCTTTGGTTTCTATATTGAGAGAAACGTTCAGAAGCGGGGACCAAATTATAAGGTTGAATGGAGATCAATTTTTAGTGGTTATAGAAGGTTCAGTTGACTCAGATGAAGTAATAAAATTAGAAAAAAGATTTTTAGAGAATTTAGATAAGTTTAATCAAACTAAGGAAAACGACTATAAGATCTTTATTTGTAAAATTTTTAAGGAGTATAAGAAAGATGTATCTGTAAAAACTACAATGAAGACTTTATTTGACCAGCTTGATTTTGAAAAAAAACACGGAGACGGGGCATTCTATCTATTGGGAAATGAGATAAAAAAAGGAATAGAGAATAAGGAGTTTAAAATTTACTACCAGCCTAAAGTAAATCTAAAAACTAAAAAGGTTGAATTTGAAGCCCTTATGAGGTGGAACCATCCTGAAAAAGGGAATATCTCCCCGGGGATATTTATACCAATAGCTGAAAAATCTTCACTGATTATAGATTTAACTTATTTTTTAATAGAGCAGGTAAAAAAAGATATAGTGAGGTTAAAAACTCCTGTGTCATTAAATATATCTCCCATTCACTTTAATAAAAAATATTTTTCAGAGGAGATAATAACTAAACACGGAACTTTAAAAGGAATCAATTTTGAACTAACGGAAGGTGCATTTATAGATGATGTCGATAAATGTATTGAAAAAATGGATAATTTAAAAAAAATAGGAATTAATTTTTCAATAGATGATTTCGGTACAGGGTATTCCTCCCTTTCTTATTTATCGAAACTGCCGGTAAGTACCTTAAAAATTGACCGTTCATTTGTAATAAACATGTTTGAGAGTCCTGAAAATATGAAGATCATAAAAACTATCATTGAGTTAGGGAAGAGTTTAGGTTTAGAAGTGATAGTGGAGGGGACAGAAACTATACAAGAGGTAAATATGTTAAAGGAGATGGGGGTAGAAATTTTTCAAGGATACTACTATGGAAAACCAGAAGAATTAGAAATCGTATTGAAAAAAATAGAGGAAAAAGAATATACTAAAAAAGTCTAA